In Mercenaria mercenaria strain notata chromosome 13, MADL_Memer_1, whole genome shotgun sequence, a single window of DNA contains:
- the LOC123558507 gene encoding uncharacterized protein LOC123558507, whose translation MGINKIYKIMNEMKEEAGIEAPRITPYSARKRLIQKLSDDGVPANQIVQISGHKNVNSLNNYSKLNNAQSKNISDILSDKATSSAVATTTAQSNSLENSERQMPKGFFQNSHFHGNVTFNFHNSRTETQQLSQQVICSSPKAANSCVEESQHSPIQKQYKRIRMISESDSD comes from the exons ATGGGCatcaacaaaatatacaaaataatgaatgaaatgaaagaagaGGCCGGGATTGAAGCACCACGCATAACACCATACAG tgCAAGGAAGCGTCTCATCCAAAAGTTATCCGATGATGGAGTCCCAGCCAATCAGATTGTGCAAATCTCCGGACACAAAAATGTTAACAGTCTCAATAACTACAGCAAACTGAATAATGCACAAAGCAAAAATATTTCCGACATACTGTCAGACAAAGCCACTAGCTCCGCTGTAGCAACAACCACTGCTCAAAGTAACAGCTTGGAGAACTCAGAAAGGCAGATGCCAAAAGGATTCTTCCAAAATAGTCATTTCCATGGAAATGTGACCTTCAACTTTCATAATTCAAGAACTGAGACCCAACAACTTTCACAGCAGGTGATCTGTTCAAGTCCAAAAGCTGCCAACAGTTGTGTGGAGGAAAGTCAACATTCCCCCATACAAAAACAGTACAAAAGAATCCGTATGATTTCAGAAAGCGACAGTGACTAG